Genomic DNA from Candidatus Koribacter versatilis Ellin345:
GTTGGTGGCAGAGCGAGAGAAGTCGGTGTATGACCTTGGCACGCATTTTGGAGTTGATCATCGGCATGCCGAACGCGTGCGCGATCATGCGGTGCGGTTGTTCCAGGCGTTGAAACCGGTGCATGGATTGCCCTCGCAGTACGAGCAGTGGGTGGCGGCAGCGTCCATGCTGGCCGAGGTGGGATCGTTCATCAATCGCTCAGGACGACATCGGCATACTTACTACGTGATCTCGAATTCGGAAATTTTCGGTTACACGGTGCAGCAGCGCAGGGTCATCGCGGCGATCGCGCGGTTCGTGGGCGGTTCGAAGCCGACACTGCAGAGCCGGCAACTCCGGGTGCTGTCGCCACAAGACCGGCCTTTGATTCCGCGGGCGGTGCTGCTGTTGAGAATGGCCCGCGCGCTGGAACAGGGACGTCGTGGGGCAGTGAAGGGAATCAAGGCGCGAGTGGAAGCGGATCGCGTGCTGCTGGCAGTGGATGAGCGGTCCACGGGCGCGGAACTGGAGATCTGGGCGCTGCGCAAAGAGCGCGCTTACTTCCGCGAAGTTTTTGGCAGGGATTTGCTGTGCGCGGAACCGTAGAGAGCGCGCGCGAGCTTCGGTGTAATCATCCAGTTCAAGACGGAACGCTTGGGGCTGAAGTCCACACGAGCGACGCTGCCTTTTTTCAATTCAATCGATTTGCGTGAGCCGCCGTTGGTGACGACCTGGCTGACGAACTCGGTCAGATTGGGATTGTGGCCGACAACCATGATGGCTTCGTGTTTTGCGCAGGCATTGAGGAGCGCGCGGAAGTCCTCGAAGGTTGCGGAAGGCCGGAGGGAGTCGCTGATCTGGAGGCGGGCGTCGAAGCCAATTTCGTTGCCCACGAGCGATGCGGTCTGGGTGGCGCGCTTCAACGGGCTGGTGATGACCTGGTCCACCTGGACATCGAGGGCGGAGAGCAGTGCGCCGACGTAACGGCACTGGAGAACGCCGTCTTTATCGAGTGGGCGCTTTTCGTCTTTGATGGGATCGGCGCGCTTTTCGCCGGCGTTCGCATGACGCATGAAGTAGATGATCATTCTCGTTTACCTGGCGCGGGCGCGGCTGCGAGTTCGCCGAACCGGTTTATGCTCGGGCACCGTCGGAATTGCGTCAATGCTCTTTTTCCCTTCTGCGACCGCGATCAGGAAGTCTTGCGCGCTGAAGGGTTGAACATTCTTTCCGCGCGGATGGTGGAAAGCATAGCTGCCGTCGGCGTGGAGCACGCGAGCCTTCGAAGTATCCGCCAAGTATGGCGCAAGAATCTCCTGGCGCACCCTATCTTTGAGCAACGCGTCGCGTAACGGGAAAAGTGTTTCGACGCGCTCGTAGAGGTTGCGCGGCATCCAGTCGGCGCTGCCGAGATAGATTTCGTTGTTGCCACCATTCTCGAAGTAGAAGATGCGGCTGTGTTCGAGGAAGCGGCCTACGATGCTGCGGACGCGAATGTTGTCGCTCAGTCCGCGGACGCCAGGGCGCAACGTGCAGATGCCACGCACGATCAAATCAATTTGTACGCCGGCACGCGACGCTTCGTAGAGCTCCTGGATGACGTCTTTATCGAGGAGCGAATTCATCTTGGCGATGATGCGGGCGGGCTTTTTCTCGCGGGCGTAATCGGCTTCGCGGCGAATGAGACCGGCAATACGCTCGGCCATTTCAAGCGGAGCGACGAGCAGCGGTTCGTAACTGGATTGCTCGGAGTACGCCGTGAGGAAATTGAAGACACGGTGCACGGCGGCAGTGATTTCTTCGCTCGCTGTCATCAAGCTGACGTCGGTGTAGAACTGCGCTGTGATCGAGTTGTAGTTGCCGGTACCGAGGTGCGCATAGCGGCGAATGACGCCGTCGGGATCTTTGCGAGCGATGAGCGCGAGCTTGCAATGTGTCTTGAGGCCAACGAGACCGTGGAAGACCTGGACACCGGCGTCTTCAAGGGTGCGGGCCCAGCGGATGTTGGAGGCTTCATCGAAGCGGGCCTTCACCTCGATGACGGTGGTGACTTCTTTACTCTGGGCAGCTTCGACGAGGGCGTCGATGATCGGCGACTTCTCGTTGGTTCGGTAGAGTGTCTGCTTGATCGAGAGCACGCGCGGGTCTTCCGCTGCGGCTTCGATGAAGGAAACAACCGGTGTATAGGAATCGAACGGGTGATGCAGTAGGACGTCGCGCTGGCGGATGGCCTCGAAGACGTCGTTGGAGCCTTTGGGCAATGCCCATTCGCGGGCAACGAACGGCTTGAACTTTAGATCGGGCCGGTCGGTCTCGCTGTAGAGGTGCGAGAGACGCGAGAGATTCACCGGGCCGTGGGCCTTGAAGATCTGCCATTCATCGAGTTCAAATATCTCGCGAAGGCGCTGAGTGATCTCTTCGCCGGCGTCGGCTTCGATTTCGAGGCGGACGGCGTCACCGCGCCGGCGATTGTGCAGTTCGGTGCGGACGGATTCAAGGAGATTGCGGGTATCTTCTTCCTGCACGTAGAGGTTGCTGTTGCGCGTGATGCGGAACGCACCCTGGGCAACGATGTCGTACCCGCGGTAGAGCCTGGCAGTGTGAAGGGCAACGAGATCGGCGAGGGAGATGTAGTCGTCAGTTGCACCCTGACTGGGAAGTTTGATCAGGCGCGGTAGCGCGCGCGGCACGGTAACGACGCCCATGTAGGACTCGGCGGCGCGACGACGGCGGCGTAACAGGAGCGCCTGGCAGAGCGCTTTGTTGATGACGCGCGGGAACGGATGCGCGGGATCGACGGTCACGGGTGTAAGTAGGGGATCGAGTTCCTGAAGGCAATAGTGCTCTACGAATTCGCGGGCCGGGCCATCGAGTTCCTCTAAGGAGAGCACCCGGACGCCATGCTCCGCGAGTTGCGGGCGCAGCGCCTGGTTCCAGCACCGATATTGGCCGGCGCCGAATTCCTGAAGTACGCCGGCGAGGCGGTCGCGCTCCATCGCGGGCGTGAGGCCATCGGGGGCGGAATCGGCATAGCCGTCTTCAATCCGCTGCAGCAAGCTGGCAACGCGAATCTCAAAGAACTCGTCGAGGTTGCTGGCGGTAATGGCGAGAAACTTTACCCGCTCCAGCAGGGGATTGTTCGCGTCTTCAGCTTCTTCGAGAACGCGAGAATTGAACTGGAGCCACGAGAGTTCGCGGTTCAGGTAGTTCGTCGATCTTGCCAGGGATGTGCTCACAGGTGGCGGGATTCTACGGGTTCATTATTACGTTTTCGTGAACAGGGGACAAGTTGGGGCGAATTGAGTTCTGGAATGCCCGGATATTGCCATTCACTATGCGGAATTTCACCTGTTAGGAGTTACAGCTTACGACGACCTAAGGATGGTAAGCTCCCGAATCAGAAAGCACTAGGACGTTCGTACTTTCTCGTGAGTCTCTCGATGTACTAAACTGACCTCCACTAATTTGCCAGTACGTTTGGTATCCCCTCGGAGGCCCATCTTGCGTTTTCAGAAGCCCCTGTTTCTGCTCGCAATTCTCTCTTTATCTCTTTTCGCGTCAGCAGCCCAGAAGGGGCATGACGCAACGCTTACGGTTGGCGTCCAGGGTGGTTCAGGCGTGGCCGCTTCGGACATTTCCGTGACCCTCGGGGGGAAAGGCGCCGCCCTTGTAGCGGCTCCGGTACCGAAGAGCCTGATAGTTCCGGATCTGCAACTGGATCAATACACTACAGAGCTGCCGGAGGCGGTCCAGAGCCCGATTATTTTCGTCTTCGATGCGATGGATACGAGAGAGATCGAAGAACGCGACATGCGGAAGCATGTGCTGAAATTCATGGCCGATGCTGCGGCGAAGAAGCAGGCGGTGGGGCTGGTGATGATGTATCGCGACGGCGTTTTCGCGATCCATGACTATCGCATGGGATCGGCGGTGCTGGCGGCGGCCCTGGCGAAGGCCAATGGTGGATCCGCTCCGAGTGTTCCCGGTGCCGAGCAACGAGTTGCAATTGAAGCGAAGCTGCTGGCAGAGTTCGCTAAAGGCACATATTCAACCCAGGCGAGCGACAACACCGTACTCTTGACGACGCTGGATGCGCCGGTCCTGATGATGCAGGAAGTGGGAGCAGCACTGCGCGACCTTCCGGGACGCAAGGCGATTGTATGGGTCACGGCAGGTGTGCCGTTCGAGATCGAAGAACGCGATCACAGCCTCACGACCCACCTCGAACTGAATAGCGGCGTGGCTGTGAACGGCGCTTCGGTGACGAGCACAAAGCGCACGGCAACCGACGACCAGATCCGAAAACTACAACCGATGTGGAGAGCGACGCTCAACAACCTTTGGGATTCCGGTACCGCGGTTTACCCGGTTGAAGCTCGCAGCAATTTTTCTCCACCGGCGGGGCGCGTTTATACGTCCACGATGACCCAGGTTGCCGAAATGACGGGCGGCAAGGCTTTCTACGGGAGCAACGATCCTTCCTCCTTTTTCAACTCGATCGTGAGCGACAATGCGAATTCGATCCGGGTCGCATTTCCAATCGAAGGTTCGAACGACAATTGGCAGAAGTTGAATGTGACTTCGCCGAAGGGAAAAGTCTTTGCGCCCACCGGGATGTTCGTACCGCCGGACCGCAGCGCCGACGATCTTCGCAAGAACGCGATCAGCACAGCACTGAATTCACGCTTTGGTTTCGGGGGAATGCCGTTCCGATTGACGCTAGGCGACCAGGGGGCGAGCGGGGCCAAGAAGACGGTGAACTTCGTCGTATTCCTGCCTCCGAATGCGGGCTTTGTGGATGAGAAAACCGGCGAGATCAACCTGGACATCGCAGCCGTTGCGTATGGCAAGAAAAGCGAGAAGGCCGGGACGATGGCGGCAGCGGTAGCGACGAAAGTGCCGACCGAAGCGGTGAAACAGATCGGCGAGATGGGGTCCAAACTCTCGCAGAAAATTGATCTGCCGCCCGGGGATTACACGTTGCGCGTTGTGGTTCGCGACAATCTGAATGGACGTGTCGGCTCGATTGAGGCTCGCGTAGAAGTAAAGTAAACCGGGCGCTTGTGGCTGGCACAAAAGGGAGTTTGACAAATCTTTTTGGGCTTCTAAAATCAGCACCCCGGCGTCTTAAGCGCCGGGGTGGATCGGTGGGAAGCTGGACCGCCAGGGCAGGTGGAGTTCCAGCTCCCGCTCCGAACTTGAAAATCCCTTCTTAGATGCCGGCGTTCCCGCCGTGGATTTTGATACTTCCGTTTACATTGCTGAGCTCAACGCGGGTCGTACCCGAGCCGAGCGTCGTATCGAGATCCGATCCTACCCAACCTTTGTGAATAGGTAATTGAAAGTCACTCGAGATGCTGCCACTCACGGTGCTGGCACTGAGGTGCGCATTGGCATCTTTCGGCATCGCGAGTTCGACGTGACCGTTCACGCTCGAGAGCTTTACGCGGCGTGCGGAGTTCAGGTCTACGAGTTCGCTCGAGACGCTGCCGTTTACGGTTGAAAGTTCCACGTCACCGGTGAGTCCGCGGGCTGAGATGGCGCCATTTACGGACGCGCCGTGCACTTCGCCCTTCACACCATCAATGTCGAGCTTGCCGTTGACGAGATCAATCTTGTCGAGGCGCGCGCTGCGCGGGACGTGGAGTTGATACTCGACGTTTGCTGGATTGTTGTTGGTGCGATGTTCGGGATAATGCGTCTCGATATGAATGCGGTCGTTGGAGGCATCCACGCGAATCTCAGCTTCGTTGAGCTTCTCTTGCGTGTTCGCGGTCTTTACAGCGTCGAGCTGGACCTCGTTGCGGTCCCAGGCCGTGATCTCAACGGAGCCGTTGATATTGCTCAAGGAAACGTTGATGTTGGGTGAAGCGGGATAGGTCTTGTGAAATTCATCGCGAAACTGCGCCGCCGCGGCGGACAGGGCAGATGCGAGCACGACGAGCAGCGAGGCAGCAGCGAGGGCTGTCTTACGGCGCCATTGAAACATGAGTACCCTCCGGAGTCATGCGAAGCACGTGTGCTTCCCGTGAGACACCTTTGAATACGAATAAGTTAGCGCGATTGTTCCTTGTTTTCGTGTCGAGGGACGAACAGCACTGTTCGCGGGTGGACAGTGCTCGGATATGACGCGAAACGCAGCGCTAGTCTTTGAGCTGGAAGCGAATCAGGTGGTAAAACGCTGCCACGCCATCGGTCCAATTGATCTTCTTACCCTCGGCATAAGTACGGCCGTGATAGACGATGGGGACCTCGTAGATGCGCGCTTTGAGCTTCGCGAGTTTCACCGTGAGTTCGGTTTCGAAGCTGAAACGATCGCTCTTCAGGTTAAGGCGATTGAACAGATCGCGAGTCAGGACCTTGTAGCAGGCGGTGACGTCGTTGAGCGCGAGGCCAGTGAGCATGTTGCAGGTGATGGAGAAGACACGATTCAGAACGAAGCGGTAGAAACGCGGAACGCGATGCGATCCGTAGTGGAAGCGGTTGCCGAAGACGGCGTCGGCATGACCGTCCAGCAAGGGCTTGAGCAGGGCCGGGTAGTCGGCCGGATCGTATTCGAGGTCGGCATCCTGCATGAGAACGAGTTCGCCGGTGCAATGTTCGAGGGCGGTGCGAACGCCGGCGCCCTTTCCCTTGTTCATTTCATGCAGAACCACCTTGACCGTGATGCCTTGCTTGCCGAAAAGTGAGGGAAGATCCATCTCCTGGAGGAACTCACGGGTGCCGTCGGTGGAGAAATCATCCACGATCACCATCTCTTTGTGCAGTTCGCCGATGGGCTGGCGTGCGACTGCGTTGAGCAGCTGCATCACAGTGCGGCGCTCGTTGTAGACAGGGATGATGATGGACAGCGTGTGGAACACCGGCGATTGAGGCTCGGTTGTAGCCAGCGATTCGGGCACAGTTGTGTCCTCGGTATCCGGCCGAGTTTGTGAAACCAAGAAGACCCCCAGGATCAGAGTGACCGGATCAAGCGGATGCCGGTAGCGCGGATTCGGGAAAGTAATATAGTAAACCGCCGGGTAGAAAATCAGAAGACAGGCGAAGAGCCCGGCGGCGTGAATGCGCTTCTTGAGCGCGAGAAAACAGCCCCACCATCCGAGGCATGCCGTCGCGAGATAGCCCGCATTTTTCAATTCTTCTTCGTAAAAAACTTTTGAGATACGCGGGGGTCCGCTCCAGAAATAGACGAAGCGGCGGAAGGTCAGCACCGCGAATCTTTCTTTGTGCGCTTTGATCCAGGCGACCGTGTCTTTCTGGGTCTGCGCAACGTAGGCGACTTCACCCATGGCTTTGTAACGCTGATAGACCGGGATGCCTTGCGTGGGATGCGCGAGGGCGACCCAGAGGCCTTCAGCCATGTCGTTGTTGCCGCAATGTAACTCGACACCGAAGTTTCCGCGCAGTAGGAACGGTTTGTGGAAGACGCGATCGTTGCGTATCAGCCAGGGCGAGAGCACGGCGAAGAAGACGATCGCGCTGGCAAGCGCCGGCAGGAACCACGACTTCCGTTGCTGATGCAATTTGTAGACGAGCCATAATCCGGCAAATGGAGTGAACGAGCAGATGGATGTGTTTGTGAGTGCGACGAATCCCCAGAGTGCGCCCCAGAAAATCCAGCGGCCGAAGCGATCGTCGCCTTCCATCTTGAGCGTGAGCAGAATGAGCGCGGTGAGCAGGAAGGTCGAAAGACTTGTCTCCCACACCATGCGTACGCCCCAGTAGGCGAGGTTCGGCAGGAAGACCCAGAGCCAACCTGACCACACGGCAACGGTCTCGTTGAACATCCGCTGGGCGATGCGGTAGACCGTCCACGCGGTGAGGGCGGAGAAAAAGCTGTTGAAGGTCAGCAGCGCGAAGGACGCGGAGCGCGTGTAGAGACCGAAAATCTTGAAAGCGCCGGCAACGATGTACGGATACACCGGCGCGGCCCAGGCGGTGGGCCCGGTATCGCCGTAAAACGGTGAGGAGAATCCGTGGCCGGTCGCGATGGATTGGGCGATGCGGCCGATCTCCCAGCCGAACGAAAAATTTTCGTCGTTGGCGCGGAACTTGTAGGTGTGCGCTAGCCAGATGTAGAGCACACGAGCGACAAAGCCGATTAGCACCATCCAAAATGGGGAGTGAGTCCAGCGCTCGGAGGGCGCAGAGTAGGCCTTTCTCGCGGCTCCGGCTCTGAGGGTCGTGTCGGCTGAGGTCATCAGGCAGTGTCTATTGTCTCGAATTCCTCACGTTTCCAGCAACTTGCAGGGCACTTATGGGTAGTAACGACTTCTGTGCGTTGCGTCACGTCTGGTGTGTGACGGGAATCACCGACCATTGAGACATATCGCCGTAATTTGAATGTGGGGTTGAAACCGAACCCGAAAGATTAAAGCGCCAGAGGCAAGCCGGTCTTGATCGAAGGGCGCGAGGAGAGAAGCACAATGGCACACGTGATCGTCGACACCTGCGAAAAGGACATGCTCTGCATCGATTCCTGTCCGAGCAATGCTATCCACCCACTAAAGGAAGAAACCGAGTGGGAGGCCGCTTCGCAGCTTTATATCAACCCCGAAGAGTGCATGGACTGCGGCGCCTGCATTTCGACCTGCCCGACCAATTCGATTTACCTGGCGGAAGAAGTTCCGGCGGATAAGGCCGAGTTTGTGGCGAAAAACGCCGCCTATTACGGAAAGTAAATCGGCCTCATCCTAACGTTCCTAATGAGCCCGCGGCGCGTCCGCGGGCATCACTTTTGTTACGCGCCAGGTTGCGCGTTGAAAAATTCGGCGACTTTCACATAGAGCTCCACGGCCTCAAACAGTTCCTGCTTGCTCAGGAACTCGCGTGGAGTATGTGCGACATGGATCGAGCCGGGGCCGAGCAGAACGGGCTCGCCCCAGTTGCTCAAGCGCGGGATGTCAGTGGTGAACTTTGCCGTCATGGTCGGAATGTCGGGAACTGTGCGCAGTTTCACAAAAGGAATCTCAAGCGCGTATTCGCAGTGGGCATCGGGGGCGATAGCGGTTTCGATGTCTTTACGCAGTTGTTCAGACGGGCCGACCAGGCGAAAGAGCAGCTGGGCGCTGGCTTGGTCGGGAATGACATTTGGTGCGCGGCCGCCTTCGATCACGCCGATGTTTACCGTGCATGGACCGACCTCAGGGTTTTCTGGAAGCGGCATTTTGCGTAGGCGTTCAAGCGCATTCAGCAACTTTTCGATCGCGGATTCTCCAAGCTCCGGATAGGCCGAGTGCGCCATTTTTCCTTCCGCAATTACGTTCACACGCAGCGCGCCTTTAGAGGCGACACCGATGCGATTGTCGGTGGGCTCGCCGTTGATGAGGAACTTCGAACCCGGCGCGTGTGAATTGGCGACGTAGGCGCCGGTGCTGTCGCGTTCTTCGCCGACGACGAACAGTAGTCCGGCGTGAATGCCTTTGGTGCGCAACTTCTCAGCGGCGTCGATTTGCGCGGCGATGATGCCCTTGGCATCGCAAGCTCCGCGGCCGTAGATGTTCTTCTCGTCCTCGGACGAGGGAATCCATGGAGGAACCACGTCCATGTGCGTCGAAAAGACGACCTTAGGACGTTGGTGACCGGGAGAGGTTGCCCAGACGTTAAAACGTTCTTCTTCGACCGGCATTCGCGAGACTTGGTAGCCGAGTGCCGATAGTTCGCGAACCAGGAGCTCACCCACCGGTGCTTCGTTCCCGGTAATTGATTCCACGTCAATTAGTTTTCGGGTGAGGGCGACGACGTCAAAAGACATGTCCCGAGAATACAAGCGATATGCTCGGAGATAAAGCCATCGGGAGATGGGACGCATCCTACTCCGGGTGAAAAATAACTGGCCAGTTCTCTTGGCGTTGCTGATCGCCGGACTTGTTTATGGCGTGATTGGGCTGCCGATGGCGAATGCGTATGGGCATTGGTGGCTCTCGGTGGTCTTTTATGCGGCGCTGGTGGTCGCGGCGGTTTACGCCCGCTGCAATCCCGATCCGATCCACTCAAAACTCTTTCATCGCAAGGTGCGCCGCACACCGCAAAGCCTGTGAGCCGACGGGGTAAACTGAGGTGGAGATGACGACCCATTCCACCCCAAATGCGCAAATCCGTTCGTTCTTTCTCGAAGGGCCGGCAGGGCGTCTGGAAGCGCTGCTGAACGCAGGCAAGCCGGATGCGCAATTCGCGGCGGTAGTGTGCCATCCGCACCCGTTGTACGGCGGCACCATGCACAACAAGGTGGTGTACAACGCCATGAAGGCGCTGCGCGGTTTCGGATTCCCAGTGCTGCGTTTCAACTTTCGAGGGACCGAACTGAGCGAGGGCGAACACGATTACGGCGCAGGTGAGCGCCAGGATGTCCAGACGGCCCTCGAGTGGCTGAAGCACGAATTTTCGTTGCCCCTGATCTTTGCGGGGTTTTCTTTTGGCGCTGCGGTTGGTTTGCGGGCTGCCTGTCCTGATCCGGATGTGAAAGCGTTGATCTCGCTGGGAACACCGGTGGCAGCAGAAGGACGTTCGTACACCTATGAGTTCCTCAATGAGTGCGCGAAGCCAAAATTGTTTGTTAGCGGAGACCGCGATCAGTTTGGGCCTGCGGAAAGGCTGTACGAAGTGACCGCAGCCGCGGCAGAGCCGAAAAGGTTCGTGCTCATCCATGGCGCCGATCATTTCTTTGCCGGACAACTGGAAAGCATGAAGTCGGCGATTGAGTTCTGGGTGCGCGATACGCTCCTACAACCTCAGCGTCAGTAATCAAGAGCAGCTTCGAATCTGGCTATAATGTGTCTCCTATGGGGAATGCGCAGGACGCCTCAGGGCCGCTCATTTCGGGGATTTCGGCGCATTTTCGTGGCGTCGCGCGTGAGATTTTCCAGCATGCGCTGACCGAATCCAGCATCCGCAAAGCTTTCGATCGTCACGTGAGTCTCGATCGTGGCATTTTGCGCGTGGGCGAAGACCTGTTCGATCTCGGATCGTTCTCGCGCATCTTCGTGGTCGCGATGGGGAAGGCAGCGCACACCATGGTCGAAGCGCTCATGACCCACCTGGGTGCGGGAGTGACCGGCATTGTCGCGTGCTCGACGGATCCGGTGACGCAAGTCTTCGGGTTCCGCTATTACCGCGGCGGCCATCCGATGCCGAACAGCGACTCCGTGCGCGCAGCGGAAGCGATCCTGAAATCCCTTTCTACCCATGCATCGCGTTCACTCGTGATCTTTCTGGTCAGCGGCGGGGCATCGGCGATCGTCGAGAAACCTGTGGACGACAGCATCACGCTGGAAGATCTCATCGCGACCTATAAGGTGCTGGTGCATAGCGGTGCGCCGATTCGCGAAATTAATGCCGTCCGCAAGCATCTTTCAGCCACCAAGGGCGGACGATTGGCGCTGATGGCCTCGCCCGCCCAACAGGTCTCGATCCTCGTCAGCGATGTGCCAGACGGAACGGTGGACTCACTGGCGTCGGGGCCGACGATGCCAGATACGACGACGGTCGAGGAGTGCTACGACATCGTCAAGAAACACAAGATTCTGAAGCAGTTTCCGGCGTCGGTACGTGATCTGTTCGAACGGGTTGAGTTGGAAGAAACTCCGAAGCACGGTGACGGTTCGTTCGACC
This window encodes:
- the sixA gene encoding phosphohistidine phosphatase SixA → MIIYFMRHANAGEKRADPIKDEKRPLDKDGVLQCRYVGALLSALDVQVDQVITSPLKRATQTASLVGNEIGFDARLQISDSLRPSATFEDFRALLNACAKHEAIMVVGHNPNLTEFVSQVVTNGGSRKSIELKKGSVARVDFSPKRSVLNWMITPKLARALYGSAHSKSLPKTSRK
- the ppk1 gene encoding polyphosphate kinase 1 — encoded protein: MSTSLARSTNYLNRELSWLQFNSRVLEEAEDANNPLLERVKFLAITASNLDEFFEIRVASLLQRIEDGYADSAPDGLTPAMERDRLAGVLQEFGAGQYRCWNQALRPQLAEHGVRVLSLEELDGPAREFVEHYCLQELDPLLTPVTVDPAHPFPRVINKALCQALLLRRRRRAAESYMGVVTVPRALPRLIKLPSQGATDDYISLADLVALHTARLYRGYDIVAQGAFRITRNSNLYVQEEDTRNLLESVRTELHNRRRGDAVRLEIEADAGEEITQRLREIFELDEWQIFKAHGPVNLSRLSHLYSETDRPDLKFKPFVAREWALPKGSNDVFEAIRQRDVLLHHPFDSYTPVVSFIEAAAEDPRVLSIKQTLYRTNEKSPIIDALVEAAQSKEVTTVIEVKARFDEASNIRWARTLEDAGVQVFHGLVGLKTHCKLALIARKDPDGVIRRYAHLGTGNYNSITAQFYTDVSLMTASEEITAAVHRVFNFLTAYSEQSSYEPLLVAPLEMAERIAGLIRREADYAREKKPARIIAKMNSLLDKDVIQELYEASRAGVQIDLIVRGICTLRPGVRGLSDNIRVRSIVGRFLEHSRIFYFENGGNNEIYLGSADWMPRNLYERVETLFPLRDALLKDRVRQEILAPYLADTSKARVLHADGSYAFHHPRGKNVQPFSAQDFLIAVAEGKKSIDAIPTVPEHKPVRRTRSRARAR
- a CDS encoding DUF4097 family beta strand repeat-containing protein, which encodes MFQWRRKTALAAASLLVVLASALSAAAAQFRDEFHKTYPASPNINVSLSNINGSVEITAWDRNEVQLDAVKTANTQEKLNEAEIRVDASNDRIHIETHYPEHRTNNNPANVEYQLHVPRSARLDKIDLVNGKLDIDGVKGEVHGASVNGAISARGLTGDVELSTVNGSVSSELVDLNSARRVKLSSVNGHVELAMPKDANAHLSASTVSGSISSDFQLPIHKGWVGSDLDTTLGSGTTRVELSNVNGSIKIHGGNAGI
- a CDS encoding glycosyltransferase, encoding MVLIGFVARVLYIWLAHTYKFRANDENFSFGWEIGRIAQSIATGHGFSSPFYGDTGPTAWAAPVYPYIVAGAFKIFGLYTRSASFALLTFNSFFSALTAWTVYRIAQRMFNETVAVWSGWLWVFLPNLAYWGVRMVWETSLSTFLLTALILLTLKMEGDDRFGRWIFWGALWGFVALTNTSICSFTPFAGLWLVYKLHQQRKSWFLPALASAIVFFAVLSPWLIRNDRVFHKPFLLRGNFGVELHCGNNDMAEGLWVALAHPTQGIPVYQRYKAMGEVAYVAQTQKDTVAWIKAHKERFAVLTFRRFVYFWSGPPRISKVFYEEELKNAGYLATACLGWWGCFLALKKRIHAAGLFACLLIFYPAVYYITFPNPRYRHPLDPVTLILGVFLVSQTRPDTEDTTVPESLATTEPQSPVFHTLSIIIPVYNERRTVMQLLNAVARQPIGELHKEMVIVDDFSTDGTREFLQEMDLPSLFGKQGITVKVVLHEMNKGKGAGVRTALEHCTGELVLMQDADLEYDPADYPALLKPLLDGHADAVFGNRFHYGSHRVPRFYRFVLNRVFSITCNMLTGLALNDVTACYKVLTRDLFNRLNLKSDRFSFETELTVKLAKLKARIYEVPIVYHGRTYAEGKKINWTDGVAAFYHLIRFQLKD
- a CDS encoding 4Fe-4S dicluster domain-containing protein; the encoded protein is MAHVIVDTCEKDMLCIDSCPSNAIHPLKEETEWEAASQLYINPEECMDCGACISTCPTNSIYLAEEVPADKAEFVAKNAAYYGK
- a CDS encoding M20/M25/M40 family metallo-hydrolase; amino-acid sequence: MSFDVVALTRKLIDVESITGNEAPVGELLVRELSALGYQVSRMPVEEERFNVWATSPGHQRPKVVFSTHMDVVPPWIPSSEDEKNIYGRGACDAKGIIAAQIDAAEKLRTKGIHAGLLFVVGEERDSTGAYVANSHAPGSKFLINGEPTDNRIGVASKGALRVNVIAEGKMAHSAYPELGESAIEKLLNALERLRKMPLPENPEVGPCTVNIGVIEGGRAPNVIPDQASAQLLFRLVGPSEQLRKDIETAIAPDAHCEYALEIPFVKLRTVPDIPTMTAKFTTDIPRLSNWGEPVLLGPGSIHVAHTPREFLSKQELFEAVELYVKVAEFFNAQPGA
- a CDS encoding alpha/beta hydrolase; the encoded protein is MTTHSTPNAQIRSFFLEGPAGRLEALLNAGKPDAQFAAVVCHPHPLYGGTMHNKVVYNAMKALRGFGFPVLRFNFRGTELSEGEHDYGAGERQDVQTALEWLKHEFSLPLIFAGFSFGAAVGLRAACPDPDVKALISLGTPVAAEGRSYTYEFLNECAKPKLFVSGDRDQFGPAERLYEVTAAAAEPKRFVLIHGADHFFAGQLESMKSAIEFWVRDTLLQPQRQ
- a CDS encoding glycerate kinase type-2 family protein, with the translated sequence MGNAQDASGPLISGISAHFRGVAREIFQHALTESSIRKAFDRHVSLDRGILRVGEDLFDLGSFSRIFVVAMGKAAHTMVEALMTHLGAGVTGIVACSTDPVTQVFGFRYYRGGHPMPNSDSVRAAEAILKSLSTHASRSLVIFLVSGGASAIVEKPVDDSITLEDLIATYKVLVHSGAPIREINAVRKHLSATKGGRLALMASPAQQVSILVSDVPDGTVDSLASGPTMPDTTTVEECYDIVKKHKILKQFPASVRDLFERVELEETPKHGDGSFDRSRFWTILSNEIARKHAVAKAAMNGFAIEVDNTCDDWDYAEAADHLLKKLRTLRKGVSRVCLISGGEVTVKVTGEAGVGGRNQQFALYCATKIADEDITVLSAGTDGIDGNSPAAGAIVDGTTLARASAVGLDAQTALQTFNAYPLFDALGDAIVTGPTGNNIRDLRILLAY